The proteins below come from a single Conger conger chromosome 10, fConCon1.1, whole genome shotgun sequence genomic window:
- the zgc:154075 gene encoding uncharacterized protein zgc:154075, with product MPSPVTVIVVGAGNRGETYSQFALVHPHRMQVVGVAEPRLFARQKLQRQHHIAEQNVHDDWRCVAEREKFADAVFICTPDRFHKDPAVALAKRGYHILLEKPMAATVEDCTEICEACIQSNVMLTVCHVLRYDPAIHKIKELIDAGAIGDVMHIQHFEPVGFYHFAHSFVRGNWRNEATSSFALLAKSCHDLDLIHHWAGGRRCIKVSSFGSLNHFTKENKPQGAAARCLDCPVEGACPYSARKIYLDKVKEGCVGWPVSVVCSSSVPDIESVTEALRTGPYGRCVYECDNDVCSNQVVNMEFEGGLTAAFSMVAFTEEICQRKTTIYGSKGELRYEGRGVRVFDFLTQRATVHTPASAVPKLFSMNGHGGADYHLLDAFISAVASGDPSLVRSGPEETLSSHRLVFEAERARRESRVVFCSRDQHANGIE from the exons ATGCCCTCACCTGTTACCGTCATCGTGGTGGGAGCTGGGAACCGTGGAGAAACCTACTCCCAGTTTGCCCTGGTCCACCCTCATCGAATGCAG GTGGTCGGGGTGGCTGAGCCCCGGCTCTTTGCCCGGCAGAAGCTCCAGAGACAGCACCACATCGCAGAGCAGAACGTGCACGATG acTGGCGTTGCGTTGCGGAGAGGGAGAAGTTTGCGGACGCAGTGTTCATCTGCACCCCTGACCGGTTCCACAAG GACCCCGCAGTGGCTCTGGCCAAGCGAGGCTACCACATCCTGCTGGAGAAGCCCATggct GCGACTGTTGAAGACTGCACGGAGATTTGCGAGGCCTGCATTCAGAGTAATGTGATGCTCACAGTCTGCCATGTGCTCAGATACGACCCCGCCATCCACAAGATAAAG GAGCTGATTGACGCTGGAGCGATAGGAGATGTGATGCACATTCAGCACTTCGAGCCG GTGGGATTCTATCATTTCGCCCACTCGTTTGTACGAGGGAACTGGAGGAATGAAGCCACGAGCTCGTTCGCCCTGTTGGCCAAGTCCTGTCATGACCTGGATCTCATTCACCACTGGGCGGGAGGTCGCAG GTGTATAAAGGTGTCGTCGTTTGGGTCTTTGAACCACTTCACCAAAGAAAACAAG CCCCAGGGAGCTGCAGCGCGATGCTTAGACTGTCCAGTAGAGGGCGCCTGTCCGTACTCTGCACGCAAGATCTACCTGGACAAAGTTAAAGAG ggctgtgtgggctGGCCTGTGTCGGTGGTGTGCTCCAGCTCTGTGCCCGACATCGAGTCTGTGACGGAGGCGCTGCGCACAGGGCCCTACGGTCgctgtgtgtacgagtgtgacAACGATGTCTGCAGCAACCAG gTGGTGAACATGGAGTTTGAGGGGGGTCTTACCGCTGCTTTCTCCATGGTGGCTTTCACTGAGGAGATCTGCCAACGCAAGACCACCATCTACGGCAGTAAG ggggagctaCGCTATGAAGGGCGTGGGGTTCGCGTGTTTGACTTCCTCACCCAGAGGGCCACTGTGCACACCCCAGCCTCTGCAGTCCCCAAGCTCTTCAGCATGAACGGCCACGGGGGGGCCGACTACCACCTGCTGGACGCCTTCATCTCCGCCGTGGCT agtggAGACCCGTCTCTGGTTCGCTCTGGCCCAGAGGAGACCCTGTCCAGCCACAGGCTGGTGTTCGAGGCTGAGCGCGCTCGCAGGGAGAGCCGGGTGGTGTTCTGCAGCCGGGACCAGCACGCCAACGGGATCGAGTGA
- the LOC133139224 gene encoding outer dynein arm-docking complex subunit 1-like isoform X2: MPRGRSAVSILSDSSEMDIDGIAEAELAKLQRQFRIMEGDRQAYSVETQNLIRRQLQEIQKLQKEQEEVRCSLRVSGSSLRRVQDTEATHSLRCTLERSDELQELLQRERQAAAQLDQEIFIMEKRLSKQRRASSAVSLNQKGQVSQTQQAGLTLENRLHRASTGFNKQLAKIGSLRAELETLHVERNRFQQLYRRLAKELQEIRKDIGDVIGQSTSAYDARVEAQSKTVTLNEKAVKDLAQYNVEMQELERIIAHEHRLKTFMNIKNQERADEEAQDQSRKQATVEREKRRTEPGEESMASLEEAFHRIQRITGEEDLDLLVMKFIEVEDRNFALFNYVNEQNNEAETFRDQISQTQQEMAQFQEQGQRQERERGAQLRETGEQQEETEQQCQAYEQRCTELAKILDQLKTGVSGVFEKMGCDRSVIEDMLGSSSGMRDSDIITYLGLVEQKTNELLTIQSYLMSKDLDTDYDPEDVARVLLGQSPQLTRQNLSILPPTIGDTIDPEESSLTDEERPLTRNELQERVLKGVLRKEKTTRPELRQPKVTVVTGNRQRLSDV, translated from the exons ATGCCGCGTGGGAGATCAGCAGTCAGCATCCTCTCGGACAGCAGTGAGATGGACATCGATGGGATtg CGGAGGCCGAGCTGGCCAAGCTTCAGCGGCAGTTCCGCATCATGGAGGGAGACCGGCAGGCCTACAGCGTCGAGACCCAGAATCTGATCCGCAGGCAGCT GCAGGAGATCCAGAAGCTGcagaaggagcaggaggaggtgcggtGCAGCCTGCGGGTGTCGGGGAGCAGCCTGCGGCGGGTGCAGGACACGGAGGCCACGCACAGCCTGCGCTGCACGCTGGAGCGCAGCGACGAGCTGCAGGAGCTGCTGCAGCGCGAGAGGCAGGCCGCCGCACAGCTGGACCAGGAG ATTTTCATCATGGAGAAGCGGCTGTCAAAGCAGAGGCGTGCGAGCAGTGCGGTGAGCCTGAACCAGAAAGGGCAGGTCAGCCAGACGCAGCAGGCCGGCCTCACCCTGGAGAACAGGCTGCACAGG GCCTCGACCGGGTTCAACAAGCAGCTGGCGAAGATCGGCAGCCTGAGGGCAGAGCTGGAGACCCTCCACGTGGAGCGGAACCGGTTTCAGCAACTGTACCGCAGGCTGGCCAAG GAGCTTCAGGAGATACGCAAGGACATCGGGGATGTAATTGGTCAATCCACATCCGCCTACGACGCCAG GGTGGAGGCCCAGTCCAAGACCGTGACGCTGAACGAGAAGGCGGTGAAGGACCTGGCGCAGTACAACGTGGAGAtgcaggagctggagaggaTCATCGCCCACGAGCACCGGCTCAAGACCTTCATGAACATCAAGAACCAGGAGCGGGCCGACGAGGAAGCCCAGGACCAGAGCCGCAAGCAAG ccacagtggagagggagaagaggaggactGAGCCCGGGGAGGAAAGCATGGCCTCGCTGGAGGAAGCGTTCCATCGCATCCAGCGCATCACCGGGGAGGAGGACCTGGACCTGCTGGTCATGAAGTTCATTGAGG TTGAGGACCGGAACTTCGCCCTCTTCAACTATGTCAACGAGCAGAACAACGAGGCTGAGACTTTCAGGGACCAAATCAGCCAG ACCCAGCAGGAGATGGCACAGTTCCAGGAGCAGGGgcagaggcaggagagagagaggggggcccAGCTCAGGGAAACGggggagcagcaggaggagacagagcagcagtgccAGGCCTACGAGCAGCGCTGCACCGAGCTGGCCAAGATCCTGGACCAGCTCAAGACAG GAGTGAGCGGGGTGTTTGAGAAGATGGGCTGTGATCGCTCAGTGATAGAGGACATGCTGGGGTCCTCCAGCGGAATGAGAGACAGCGACATCATCACCTACCTGGGCCTGGTGGAGCAGAAGACCAACGAGCTCCTCACCATACAGTCCTACCTCATGTCCAAG GACCTCGACACTGATTACGACCCTGAAGATGTGGCCCGGGTCCTGCTGGGTCAGAGTCCACAACTTACCCGACAGAATCTATCCATCCTGCCCCCCACCATCGG AGACACGATTGACCCGGAAGAGTCGTCCCTCACCGACGAGGAACGCCCCCTGACGAGGAACGAACTCCAAGAAAGAGTCCTGAAAGGG GTCCTGCGTAAGGAGAAGACCACCCGGCCAGAGCTCAGACAGCCCAAGGTCACCGTGGTGACGGGCAACCGCCAGCGCCTCTCCGATGTCTGA
- the LOC133139224 gene encoding outer dynein arm-docking complex subunit 1-like isoform X1, giving the protein MWRFIIIAVKVSTMPRGRSAVSILSDSSEMDIDGIAEAELAKLQRQFRIMEGDRQAYSVETQNLIRRQLQEIQKLQKEQEEVRCSLRVSGSSLRRVQDTEATHSLRCTLERSDELQELLQRERQAAAQLDQEIFIMEKRLSKQRRASSAVSLNQKGQVSQTQQAGLTLENRLHRASTGFNKQLAKIGSLRAELETLHVERNRFQQLYRRLAKELQEIRKDIGDVIGQSTSAYDARVEAQSKTVTLNEKAVKDLAQYNVEMQELERIIAHEHRLKTFMNIKNQERADEEAQDQSRKQATVEREKRRTEPGEESMASLEEAFHRIQRITGEEDLDLLVMKFIEVEDRNFALFNYVNEQNNEAETFRDQISQTQQEMAQFQEQGQRQERERGAQLRETGEQQEETEQQCQAYEQRCTELAKILDQLKTGVSGVFEKMGCDRSVIEDMLGSSSGMRDSDIITYLGLVEQKTNELLTIQSYLMSKDLDTDYDPEDVARVLLGQSPQLTRQNLSILPPTIGDTIDPEESSLTDEERPLTRNELQERVLKGVLRKEKTTRPELRQPKVTVVTGNRQRLSDV; this is encoded by the exons ATGTGGCGTTTTATCATAATTGCAG TTAAAGTTAGCACAATGCCGCGTGGGAGATCAGCAGTCAGCATCCTCTCGGACAGCAGTGAGATGGACATCGATGGGATtg CGGAGGCCGAGCTGGCCAAGCTTCAGCGGCAGTTCCGCATCATGGAGGGAGACCGGCAGGCCTACAGCGTCGAGACCCAGAATCTGATCCGCAGGCAGCT GCAGGAGATCCAGAAGCTGcagaaggagcaggaggaggtgcggtGCAGCCTGCGGGTGTCGGGGAGCAGCCTGCGGCGGGTGCAGGACACGGAGGCCACGCACAGCCTGCGCTGCACGCTGGAGCGCAGCGACGAGCTGCAGGAGCTGCTGCAGCGCGAGAGGCAGGCCGCCGCACAGCTGGACCAGGAG ATTTTCATCATGGAGAAGCGGCTGTCAAAGCAGAGGCGTGCGAGCAGTGCGGTGAGCCTGAACCAGAAAGGGCAGGTCAGCCAGACGCAGCAGGCCGGCCTCACCCTGGAGAACAGGCTGCACAGG GCCTCGACCGGGTTCAACAAGCAGCTGGCGAAGATCGGCAGCCTGAGGGCAGAGCTGGAGACCCTCCACGTGGAGCGGAACCGGTTTCAGCAACTGTACCGCAGGCTGGCCAAG GAGCTTCAGGAGATACGCAAGGACATCGGGGATGTAATTGGTCAATCCACATCCGCCTACGACGCCAG GGTGGAGGCCCAGTCCAAGACCGTGACGCTGAACGAGAAGGCGGTGAAGGACCTGGCGCAGTACAACGTGGAGAtgcaggagctggagaggaTCATCGCCCACGAGCACCGGCTCAAGACCTTCATGAACATCAAGAACCAGGAGCGGGCCGACGAGGAAGCCCAGGACCAGAGCCGCAAGCAAG ccacagtggagagggagaagaggaggactGAGCCCGGGGAGGAAAGCATGGCCTCGCTGGAGGAAGCGTTCCATCGCATCCAGCGCATCACCGGGGAGGAGGACCTGGACCTGCTGGTCATGAAGTTCATTGAGG TTGAGGACCGGAACTTCGCCCTCTTCAACTATGTCAACGAGCAGAACAACGAGGCTGAGACTTTCAGGGACCAAATCAGCCAG ACCCAGCAGGAGATGGCACAGTTCCAGGAGCAGGGgcagaggcaggagagagagaggggggcccAGCTCAGGGAAACGggggagcagcaggaggagacagagcagcagtgccAGGCCTACGAGCAGCGCTGCACCGAGCTGGCCAAGATCCTGGACCAGCTCAAGACAG GAGTGAGCGGGGTGTTTGAGAAGATGGGCTGTGATCGCTCAGTGATAGAGGACATGCTGGGGTCCTCCAGCGGAATGAGAGACAGCGACATCATCACCTACCTGGGCCTGGTGGAGCAGAAGACCAACGAGCTCCTCACCATACAGTCCTACCTCATGTCCAAG GACCTCGACACTGATTACGACCCTGAAGATGTGGCCCGGGTCCTGCTGGGTCAGAGTCCACAACTTACCCGACAGAATCTATCCATCCTGCCCCCCACCATCGG AGACACGATTGACCCGGAAGAGTCGTCCCTCACCGACGAGGAACGCCCCCTGACGAGGAACGAACTCCAAGAAAGAGTCCTGAAAGGG GTCCTGCGTAAGGAGAAGACCACCCGGCCAGAGCTCAGACAGCCCAAGGTCACCGTGGTGACGGGCAACCGCCAGCGCCTCTCCGATGTCTGA